A stretch of DNA from Campylobacteraceae bacterium:
TAACAGAATGAAACTTAACATGTGAAAGTTCTTTTGTTTCATTAAATACCATTACGGTATGTATATTATCAAGATGATCTTTAAATTCTTTTTTTATAATACTAGAGCCAAAAAAAGTACTTTGTTTAGAAGATACTTCTTCTACTAATGTTTCATGTGATAATCTGTATTCAACTAAGTCTGATATATAAACTTGTTTTAGCTCATGTTTATCTGCAAAGATATCTAAATCATCTCTTCTTGCCATTGAACCATCTTCTTTCATAATCTCACAAATAACAGCTTCACCGTTAAAACCAGCCAATTTACATAAATCAACACTTCCTTCAGTATGCCCTATTCGAGCTAGTACTCCTCCGTCTTTTGCTATTAATGGAAAAATATGTCCTGGTTTAACAAGCTCTGTATCTTTAGATACAGGGTTTGCTAGAATTTTAATTGTATCATCTCTCTCACCTGCTGAAATACCCGTTAGTGCATCAGCAGCATCAACAGATACTGTAAATGCTGTTTCATAAGAAGAAGTATTTGATACAACCATAGGATTTAAGCCTAATTTATTCGCCGTTTCTTTAGTAACGGAAACACAAATTAGTCCTTTTGCATGAGTTGCCATAAAGTTTACTTTTTGTGGAGAACTTAAAGCAGCTGAATAAACCAAATCTCCTTCATTCTCTCTGTCTTCATCATCCAACATGATTACCATCTTGCCTTTTCTTATTTCTTCAATTGCTTCTTTTACTCTTGTTAATGCATTCATATTTACTCTTTATTTTCTCAGAATTAGTAATAATAAAATTGTATTAGAAAAAACATGAAAAATATATTTGATAAATATTTT
This window harbors:
- a CDS encoding bifunctional 3,4-dihydroxy-2-butanone 4-phosphate synthase/GTP cyclohydrolase II, which codes for MNALTRVKEAIEEIRKGKMVIMLDDEDRENEGDLVYSAALSSPQKVNFMATHAKGLICVSVTKETANKLGLNPMVVSNTSSYETAFTVSVDAADALTGISAGERDDTIKILANPVSKDTELVKPGHIFPLIAKDGGVLARIGHTEGSVDLCKLAGFNGEAVICEIMKEDGSMARRDDLDIFADKHELKQVYISDLVEYRLSHETLVEEVSSKQSTFFGSSIIKKEFKDHLDNIHTVMVFNETKELSHVKFHSVIPDLELFLNDDKLHSMLKSINFLQAKGGVLVFLNDSKANKDSQKDYGIGAQILNALNIKQIKLLTSGGKHSYNGLNGFGLEIFEEIQIEG